In the Macrobrachium rosenbergii isolate ZJJX-2024 chromosome 23, ASM4041242v1, whole genome shotgun sequence genome, one interval contains:
- the LOC136851177 gene encoding uncharacterized protein produces the protein MAMADPDPSFGKGYGGGGYGGGGYGGGGYGGGDTAVGDTVKDTVATGKAVAATGKDTAKDMVEDMAMVDTAAVVATGKDTAKDTEVDTAAAVATGKDTGKDTAEDMAMEDTAAAVATEKAMEKDTAKDTVVEDTVTVATAVVTAVATARDTGKDTAKDMVEEDMVITEVLPSVNIFYE, from the coding sequence ATGGCTATGGCCGACCCTGACCCCAGTTTTGGTAAAGGATACGGCGGCGGGGGATACGGCGGCGGGGGATACGGTGGAGGGGGATACGGCGGTGGGGATACGGCGGTGGGGGATACGGTAAAGGACACGGTGGCTACGGGAAAGGCTGTTGCAGCTACGGGAAAGGATACGGCAAAGGACATGGTGGAGGATATGGCCATGGTGGATACGGCGGCGGTGGTGGCTACGGGAAAGGACACGGCAAAGGACACGGAGGTGGATACGGCGGCGGCGGTGGCTACGGGAAAGGACACGGGAAAGGACACGGCGGAGGATATGGCCATGGAGGATACGGCGGCGGCGGTGGCTACGGAAAAGGCCATGGAAAAGGATACGGCAAAGGACACGGTGGTGGAGGATACGGTCACGGTGGCTACGGCGGTGGTTACGGCGGTGGCTACGGCAAGGGACACGGGAAAGGATACGGCAAAGGACATGGTGGAGGAGGATATG
- the LOC136851176 gene encoding uncharacterized protein, translated as MRVALVSFLILAVVVMTMADPDPGYGKGHGHGHGGYGHGHGGHGHGHGGYGKGHGHGHGGYGKGHGHGSWRVWQRSWARTWSWWSMAKVMDMVMEAMAKVMVTVTEAMAKVMGTVMVMEAMAKVMVMVMVDMVTTKV; from the exons CGTGTTGCACTCGTATCCTTCCTTATCCTGGCCGTAGTGGTCATGACTATGGCTGACCCAGACCCAGGCTATGGTAAAGGTCATGGTCACGGTCATGGTGGCTATGGCCATGGTCATGGTGGGCACGGGCACGGCCATGGTGGGTATGGAAAAGGACATGGTCACGGTCATGGAGGATACGGCAAAGGGCATGGTCATGGCTCATGGCGGGTATGGCAAAGGTCATGGGCACGGACATGGTCATGGTGGAGTATGGCAAAGGTCATGGACATGGTCATGGAGGCTATGGCAAAGGTCATGGTCACGGTCACGGAGGCTATGGCAAAGGTCATGGGCACGGTCATGGTCATGGAGGCTATGGCAAAGGTCATGGTCATGGTCATGGTGGATATg gttACCACTAAAGTCTGA